ACATTATACCGTTAATGGCAATTAAcacttagtgactaaaatgttacaacacgataacgtaagtgattaaaacataacattccaaatataagtgactaaaatataatctgagaGAAATAAAAGTGAccattttgatagtttacccaataataaaataaaacccttttttattctgtttcttaatgtatgaatttatacaGTTTTTATATTGGAAGTCAAGTGTACAAGAGTATTCAAACTCTACAAATCAGGACATGGGatgtaaaattgaaatttgcccttttttaattcaaaattttctttcatttctttttttattggtgAGGTCATGTTATAGAGGTCATATGTTAAAGATCAGcatagttttataaatatatatatatatatatatatatatatattatcacagttttgatatattaaaatgaaaacctACTTTGATTCTCAAAgccaattaatttaaatcaattttgtcTCTTTTGTCACAGGAGTCATTAAGTCTGCAAATACCAATTTGACTGAGTCAAATGAACTGTCAAGATTAAAATTTCTTCAAAGTGATAAGATATATACTCTTTAACTCCTAGTTTAAGTATGAATTTCCAAATATTCAAAGGCTGACATTTCTTGCTTATATTGTAAAGGAACAACTGCACTTGGAAATTACTGAGAAGCAGCTATGATGAATCTGACAgattaaaagattaattatatctattttctCATCATGTAAGTGTTTATAAGTAAGGAGTCCAGgttatgaaaattttctatcAAATGAGCTTTTCATGTTTTCTCCCTCAAACCAGCCTCCTAATTATTCCCACGAGGCCAAATGGACTCAAAACCAGATCCCCTTCATATCTTGTTCTTTCCACACCTGGCTCATGGACATATGATCCCAACTATAGATATGGCTAGAGTATTTGCAAGGCAAGGAGTGAAAGCCACCATTCTCACAACTCATCTTAATGCCTCTTTCTTCTCTAAAGTGATTGAAAGGGACAGAAAGTTGGGATTTGAGATTGATATTGTGATGATAAAATTCCCTTCCATGGAGGCTGGCCTGCCTGAGGGGATTGAGAATATAAGTTCCATCACTTCACAAGAAATGGGTTATAAACTCTTCAAGGCTGTTAGATTGCTTCAACAACCCCTTCAACAAGTACTTGAAGACTGCCACCCCAATTGCCTGGTTGCAGATGGAATGTTTCCATGGGCTACGGAAGTTGCAAGGAAGGTAGGGATACCAAGGTTAGTTTTTTATGGAACAAGCTATCTCGCCTGTTGTGTTTTAGATAGCTTCCTGCGTTATGAGCCTCTGAAAAATGTTACATCAGATGATCAACTCTTTGAAGTTCCTGGAATTCCAGACAAGATCATGATGACAGGGCTGCAACAAGCAGCTGAGCTTAGAGACTCAAGATCCAACAATGAAACCACAGTTGTGTTGCATAAACTTCTAGAAGCTGAGATTACAAGCTCTGGGGTTATCATGAACAGTTTCCAAGAGCTTGAACCAGCTTATGTACAACACTACAGGAAAACTTTGGGGAGGAAAACATGGCACATAGGCCCTTTATCTCTCTGCAACAATGACATTGAGGATAAATTAGAGAGGGGAAATGCAAATGCTGTCTCTACCCATAGAGTTGAATGCTTAAGATGGCTAGACACAAAGAAACCCAACTCagttttatacatatgttttggAAGTGTATCCTGGATCTCACCTACTCAGCTTAATGAGCTTGCTAAGGGGATAGAAGCTTCTGGGGTGGATTTCATATGGGTAGTGAGAAAGACCaataaagatgaagaagaagaagaagataaagaagAGTGGTTGCCAAAAGGATTTGAAGAAAGGATGAAAGGGAAAGGTTTGATTATAAGGGGATGGGCACATCAACTGTTGATTCTTGATCATGAAGCTATAGGAGGGTTTATGACTCACTGTGGGTGGAACTCAATACTGGAGAGTATCACCGCTGGAGTGCCAATGG
The nucleotide sequence above comes from Gossypium raimondii isolate GPD5lz chromosome 13, ASM2569854v1, whole genome shotgun sequence. Encoded proteins:
- the LOC105784216 gene encoding scopoletin glucosyltransferase, translating into MDSKPDPLHILFFPHLAHGHMIPTIDMARVFARQGVKATILTTHLNASFFSKVIERDRKLGFEIDIVMIKFPSMEAGLPEGIENISSITSQEMGYKLFKAVRLLQQPLQQVLEDCHPNCLVADGMFPWATEVARKVGIPRLVFYGTSYLACCVLDSFLRYEPLKNVTSDDQLFEVPGIPDKIMMTGLQQAAELRDSRSNNETTVVLHKLLEAEITSSGVIMNSFQELEPAYVQHYRKTLGRKTWHIGPLSLCNNDIEDKLERGNANAVSTHRVECLRWLDTKKPNSVLYICFGSVSWISPTQLNELAKGIEASGVDFIWVVRKTNKDEEEEEDKEEWLPKGFEERMKGKGLIIRGWAHQLLILDHEAIGGFMTHCGWNSILESITAGVPMVTWPLSNEQFSNEKLVTDIVRVGVGVGAQECSKWMEGKKLLVTKENITSAISQLMVGEEANDMRNRASALKWMAKRAVEEGGSSHSDLKALLDGLRLNSI